The proteins below come from a single Corynebacterium glyciniphilum AJ 3170 genomic window:
- the dxr gene encoding 1-deoxy-D-xylulose-5-phosphate reductoisomerase has protein sequence MGRVKKRVVVLGSTGSIGTQALEIIAQNPDRFDLVGVSVHGSKPDVLLDQIRTFGLASHQVAVASERTAEEVDRELDGHVVRGVDSARQLVEGLTDSLGLGAEDVVLNALVGSLGLDATLATLNGQVRLALANKESLVAGGELVLTAAAEGQLVPVDSEHSAMAQCLWSGRHDDVDSLVLTASGGPFRGWTREQLQDVTPLQAANHPTWSMGQMNTLNSSSMVNKGLELIEASLLFGVSADKIDVTVHPQSIVHSMVTFRDGATIAQASPPSMKLPISLALGWPERVPGAQRALDFSTASTWEFEPLDDGVFPAVRLAREAVSVGGCMPAVYNAANEEAAVEFLAGALPFPRIVDTIAEVMEDCADRVGRPRDLEDVIDAEREARAKAHERMAR, from the coding sequence ATGGGCCGGGTGAAGAAACGAGTAGTGGTGCTCGGAAGCACCGGTTCGATCGGTACCCAGGCGCTCGAGATCATCGCACAGAACCCCGACCGTTTCGACCTGGTCGGGGTCTCTGTACACGGGTCGAAGCCGGACGTCCTGCTTGACCAGATCCGGACATTCGGCCTGGCCTCTCACCAGGTGGCGGTCGCCAGTGAACGCACCGCTGAAGAGGTCGACCGGGAGTTGGACGGTCATGTCGTCCGTGGGGTGGATTCCGCACGCCAGTTGGTGGAGGGGCTGACCGACTCGCTGGGGTTGGGCGCCGAGGATGTCGTCCTGAACGCTCTCGTCGGCTCGCTCGGTCTCGATGCCACTCTGGCGACGCTGAACGGGCAGGTACGCCTGGCGCTGGCCAACAAGGAATCGCTGGTCGCCGGAGGTGAGCTCGTGTTGACTGCGGCGGCAGAGGGACAGCTGGTGCCCGTGGACTCCGAGCACTCGGCGATGGCACAGTGCCTGTGGTCCGGACGTCACGATGACGTGGACTCCCTGGTCCTCACCGCGTCCGGCGGGCCGTTCCGGGGATGGACGCGTGAGCAGTTGCAGGACGTGACCCCGTTGCAGGCTGCGAATCACCCGACCTGGTCTATGGGGCAGATGAACACCCTCAACTCGTCGTCGATGGTCAACAAGGGGCTCGAACTCATCGAGGCGTCCCTGCTGTTCGGAGTTTCGGCCGACAAGATCGATGTGACCGTGCACCCCCAGTCCATCGTCCATTCGATGGTGACCTTCCGGGACGGGGCGACGATCGCGCAGGCATCGCCACCTTCGATGAAGTTGCCGATCAGCCTGGCGCTGGGTTGGCCGGAACGGGTGCCAGGTGCCCAGCGTGCCCTCGACTTCTCCACGGCCTCCACGTGGGAGTTCGAGCCTCTCGACGACGGGGTGTTCCCGGCGGTCCGGTTGGCCCGTGAGGCGGTGTCCGTCGGCGGATGCATGCCGGCCGTGTACAACGCCGCGAACGAGGAAGCCGCCGTGGAGTTTCTCGCCGGTGCGTTGCCCTTCCCCCGGATCGTCGACACGATCGCCGAGGTCATGGAGGACTGCGCCGACCGCGTCGGCCGTCCGCGTGACCTCGAGGACGTGATCGACGCGGAGCGTGAAGCGCGCGCTAAGGCCCACGAAAGGATGGCCCGGTGA
- a CDS encoding M50 family metallopeptidase, with the protein MSFALGVVLFALGIGVTIALHEAGHMVAARVCGMRVRRYFIGFGPTVWSTTRGHTEYGLKAIPLGGFCDIAGMTVNDPWTEEEEPHLMINKPAWKRVFVMMAGIIVNIVLGVLIIFGVAVSFGLPSTEDKPIPATATQLLCSPVKEGDGTENDPGCTGEGPAEASGVQVGDTFLTVDGRTVEGFSDVIDAVQAAGRTAGEDGVALGDTVTVPATVERGGTDVDLNLQVQVVERGGEATGAIGVQVELPPTEMVDYNPVAAVGGTADFTWNLGKQTVDALVHLPERYWPVVQSIFGAERQMDSPVSVVGASHAGGQLVEHEQWMSFLLLLANLNFFLAVFNLVPLPPLDGGHAIVVIYEKIRDRLRRLRGLAPGGPVDYVKLMPLTYVATAVLLVFGLTVIVADVVNPLQLFP; encoded by the coding sequence GTGAGTTTTGCGTTAGGTGTCGTTCTTTTCGCTCTGGGTATCGGCGTCACCATTGCCCTGCATGAAGCCGGACACATGGTCGCCGCACGGGTGTGCGGCATGCGCGTGCGGCGCTATTTCATCGGCTTCGGCCCGACCGTGTGGTCCACCACACGCGGGCACACCGAGTACGGGCTCAAGGCCATTCCTCTGGGTGGCTTCTGCGACATCGCCGGGATGACGGTGAATGACCCGTGGACGGAGGAGGAAGAGCCCCATCTGATGATCAACAAGCCCGCCTGGAAGCGGGTCTTCGTGATGATGGCGGGCATCATCGTCAACATCGTGCTCGGTGTGCTGATCATCTTCGGTGTCGCGGTGAGCTTCGGTCTGCCCAGCACCGAGGACAAGCCGATTCCCGCCACCGCGACACAACTGCTGTGTTCGCCGGTCAAGGAGGGCGACGGCACCGAGAACGATCCGGGTTGTACCGGTGAAGGCCCGGCTGAGGCGTCCGGAGTACAGGTGGGGGACACGTTCCTCACTGTTGACGGCAGGACCGTCGAGGGATTCAGTGACGTCATCGACGCGGTCCAGGCTGCCGGACGGACAGCAGGCGAGGACGGGGTCGCCCTCGGAGACACCGTCACCGTGCCGGCCACGGTGGAGCGTGGTGGCACAGACGTGGACCTGAATCTGCAGGTGCAGGTCGTTGAACGTGGCGGTGAGGCCACCGGTGCGATCGGTGTACAGGTTGAACTTCCTCCGACCGAGATGGTCGACTACAACCCGGTCGCGGCGGTCGGTGGCACCGCGGACTTCACCTGGAACCTCGGCAAGCAGACCGTGGACGCCCTGGTCCACCTTCCGGAGCGCTACTGGCCGGTCGTACAGTCGATCTTCGGCGCTGAGCGTCAGATGGACAGCCCGGTCAGTGTGGTCGGCGCCTCCCACGCAGGCGGGCAGTTGGTGGAGCACGAGCAGTGGATGAGTTTCCTGCTCCTGCTGGCGAACCTGAACTTCTTCCTCGCAGTGTTCAACCTGGTGCCGTTGCCGCCGTTGGACGGTGGGCACGCGATCGTGGTCATCTACGAGAAGATCCGCGACCGGTTGCGCCGCCTGCGGGGCCTGGCGCCCGGTGGCCCGGTCGACTACGTGAAGCTGATGCCCCTGACGTACGTGGCCACCGCCGTCCTGCTGGTCTTCGGCCTGACCGTGATCGTGGCCGACGTGGTGAACCCGCTGCAACTGTTCCCGTAG
- the ispG gene encoding flavodoxin-dependent (E)-4-hydroxy-3-methylbut-2-enyl-diphosphate synthase, with amino-acid sequence MTGISLGLPDAPPPVLAPRRKTRQLMVGNVGVGSDYPVSVQSMTTTKTHDVNATLQQIAQLTATGCDMVRVACPKTIDAEALPAIAKKSPIPVIADIHFQPKYIFAAIDAGCAAVRVNPGNIKEFDGRVKEVAKAAGDAGIPIRIGVNAGSLDKRIMEKYGKATPEALVESALWEASLFEEHGFGDLKISVKHNDPVIMVEAYRQLAAQSDYPLHLGVTEAGPAFQGTIKSAVAFGALLAEGIGDTIRTSLSADPVEEIKVGDQILQSMNLRPRKLEIVSCPSCGRAQVDVYSLAERVTAGLEGMEVPLRVAVMGCVVNGPGEARDADLGVASGNGKGQIFVKGEVIRTVPEDEIVEVLIEEAMKIAEDMDPEVLAAAGLTGSPQVKVTS; translated from the coding sequence ATGACCGGAATTTCCCTCGGTTTGCCCGACGCCCCACCGCCGGTGCTGGCTCCCCGTCGCAAGACTCGCCAGCTCATGGTCGGCAACGTCGGAGTCGGAAGTGACTACCCTGTCAGCGTCCAGTCGATGACCACGACGAAGACGCATGACGTCAACGCGACGTTGCAGCAGATCGCCCAGCTCACCGCCACAGGCTGCGACATGGTCCGAGTCGCCTGCCCGAAGACGATCGACGCAGAGGCACTGCCCGCCATCGCCAAGAAGTCGCCGATCCCGGTGATCGCCGACATCCATTTCCAGCCCAAGTACATCTTCGCGGCGATCGACGCCGGCTGTGCCGCCGTCCGCGTGAATCCCGGCAACATCAAGGAGTTCGACGGCCGAGTCAAGGAAGTCGCCAAGGCTGCCGGAGACGCCGGCATCCCGATCCGTATCGGTGTCAACGCTGGCTCCCTCGACAAGCGCATCATGGAGAAGTACGGCAAGGCCACGCCGGAGGCGCTGGTCGAGTCGGCACTGTGGGAGGCGAGCCTGTTCGAGGAGCACGGTTTCGGCGACCTGAAGATCTCGGTGAAGCACAATGACCCGGTGATCATGGTGGAGGCCTACCGTCAGCTCGCCGCGCAGTCGGATTACCCGTTGCATCTCGGTGTCACTGAAGCCGGACCTGCCTTCCAGGGCACCATCAAGTCTGCGGTGGCCTTCGGTGCACTGCTCGCGGAGGGCATCGGCGACACGATCCGGACCTCCCTGTCGGCCGACCCGGTGGAGGAGATCAAGGTCGGTGACCAGATCCTGCAGTCGATGAACCTGCGGCCCCGGAAGCTGGAGATCGTGTCCTGCCCGTCCTGCGGACGCGCCCAGGTGGACGTCTACAGTCTCGCCGAGCGGGTCACCGCTGGTCTGGAGGGCATGGAGGTGCCGTTGCGCGTTGCCGTGATGGGCTGCGTGGTCAACGGACCGGGTGAGGCACGCGACGCTGATCTGGGTGTCGCCTCGGGTAACGGCAAGGGCCAGATCTTCGTCAAAGGTGAGGTCATCCGTACCGTTCCGGAGGATGAGATCGTGGAGGTCCTCATCGAGGAGGCGATGAAGATCGCCGAGGACATGGACCCCGAGGTTCTCGCCGCTGCCGGTCTCACCGGCTCCCCCCAGGTCAAGGTCACCAGCTAG
- a CDS encoding penicillin-binding transpeptidase domain-containing protein, with product MIQIPGTQAPRRTTAATVLCLILTAVTVAATACTPRPDVADEVIGDFLAAVESRDVDAAAQLTDDSSVAFTALDESWSALQAESLDAEVRDIRTDDNVATADYSMAWTLPGDRTFRYDATLTATRTDGDWAVRWRSSVLHPDLGADQHLELRRVEAQVADIVGSDGAVLATPGTTWRVLLDTDEAKKNGGVQGTVDQIARVLDAAHAEEEAIPTIDKAQVSSAALDADGAYSVTTIPGEFGDRVQQGLESVNGVRMNEEPAMVRPDPGFAPDIMSRVTQLVEPELAGEPGWEVVAVNQNASVVRTMERTAAEPSPAVKVSLSRQVQEAAQKAVDTRPNDQAMMVVMRPSTGEVLAVAQTAEADKQGDVALSGQYPPGSTFKVITAAAGVEKEDLTADSTVSCPSTQDIGGRIVTNYNSFSLGDTSMRNAFAQSCNTTFARISTDMAPGELKEEARKFGLGRDYEIPGLTTMTGQVPEGEVMLDRTEAGYGQGLDLASPFGMALVAATAANGRTPVPNLIDTDDVHTLDPDGKDAVEGEPLKPHVLDNLRDMMRAVVTSGSGSAISGAGEVYGKTGEAEINEGSHAWFMGYRGDLAFATMIVLGGGSEHSVAVTQQFFDNLDGE from the coding sequence ATGATCCAGATTCCGGGGACGCAGGCCCCGAGACGCACCACCGCCGCCACCGTCCTGTGTCTGATCCTCACTGCTGTCACCGTCGCCGCCACCGCATGTACCCCACGCCCGGACGTGGCAGACGAGGTCATCGGAGACTTCCTCGCTGCGGTCGAGTCACGGGACGTTGATGCTGCTGCCCAACTCACCGACGATTCATCAGTGGCATTTACCGCTTTGGACGAATCTTGGTCGGCACTGCAGGCAGAGTCCCTCGACGCCGAAGTGCGCGACATCCGGACCGACGACAACGTGGCCACTGCTGACTACTCGATGGCGTGGACACTGCCGGGGGACCGCACGTTCCGTTATGACGCCACACTGACCGCCACACGCACCGACGGGGACTGGGCGGTGCGGTGGCGGTCGTCTGTCCTGCATCCCGACCTCGGGGCAGACCAACACCTGGAGCTGCGTCGGGTGGAAGCCCAGGTCGCCGACATCGTCGGTTCCGACGGCGCCGTCCTTGCTACCCCGGGCACCACGTGGCGGGTTCTGCTGGACACGGACGAGGCGAAGAAGAACGGCGGGGTCCAAGGGACAGTCGACCAGATCGCGCGAGTACTCGACGCCGCACACGCAGAGGAAGAAGCGATCCCCACCATCGACAAAGCACAGGTCTCCTCGGCGGCGTTGGACGCCGACGGGGCCTACTCGGTGACGACGATCCCGGGAGAGTTCGGCGACCGAGTGCAACAGGGCCTGGAATCCGTGAACGGCGTCCGTATGAACGAGGAGCCGGCCATGGTGCGTCCCGATCCTGGCTTCGCTCCGGACATCATGTCCCGTGTCACCCAACTGGTCGAGCCCGAACTTGCCGGGGAACCGGGATGGGAAGTCGTGGCAGTGAACCAGAATGCGTCGGTGGTGCGCACGATGGAACGCACTGCCGCCGAACCGTCGCCGGCGGTCAAGGTGAGTTTGTCTCGGCAGGTACAGGAGGCGGCGCAGAAGGCAGTGGACACTCGCCCGAACGACCAGGCGATGATGGTGGTGATGCGCCCCTCCACCGGGGAAGTGCTGGCCGTGGCACAGACAGCCGAAGCGGACAAACAGGGTGACGTGGCGCTGTCAGGGCAGTACCCGCCCGGATCAACCTTCAAGGTGATTACCGCCGCAGCCGGTGTGGAGAAAGAGGATCTGACCGCGGATTCGACAGTGTCATGTCCGTCGACCCAGGACATCGGTGGACGTATCGTCACCAACTACAACTCCTTCTCACTCGGGGACACGTCGATGCGCAATGCATTCGCCCAGTCCTGCAACACCACGTTCGCCCGTATCTCGACAGACATGGCGCCAGGGGAGCTGAAGGAGGAGGCCAGGAAGTTCGGTCTGGGACGCGACTATGAGATCCCGGGACTGACCACCATGACCGGTCAGGTCCCGGAGGGCGAGGTCATGCTGGACCGGACCGAGGCCGGGTACGGCCAGGGCCTCGACCTTGCCAGCCCGTTCGGTATGGCACTGGTCGCGGCGACTGCGGCGAACGGCCGTACCCCGGTGCCGAACCTCATCGACACCGACGACGTGCACACCCTGGACCCCGACGGCAAGGATGCCGTGGAAGGCGAACCGTTGAAGCCGCACGTCCTGGACAATCTGCGGGACATGATGCGCGCGGTGGTGACCAGCGGCTCGGGGTCGGCTATCTCAGGCGCGGGCGAAGTGTACGGCAAGACCGGTGAGGCGGAGATCAATGAGGGCTCCCACGCGTGGTTCATGGGCTACCGCGGCGACCTGGCTTTCGCGACGATGATCGTGTTGGGCGGCGGCTCTGAGCATTCAGTGGCGGTGACCCAGCAGTTCTTTGACAATCTGGACGGGGAGTAG